Genomic window (Vigna unguiculata cultivar IT97K-499-35 chromosome 10, ASM411807v1, whole genome shotgun sequence):
GAAATTGCAATTTTGTTACGGTGCATGTTTTTACTACGGTGTTAAATGTTATTAATGGatgtgtaatatatatatattttttatatattcgtAAATTTAACGATTGTGAATCAGCATTGGGAGCCTGGGAAATGAGAATAGAAACCCAGTGGAAGAAGTGCATGTACAAAATTGCAACCCCATCAACTCTGGATTTTGTTTTCCAAAACATACtacaacaattttgaaaatatattttcggAAGATACTCATCCAACTCTTAATTATTTCGGATCAAAATTTCAGAAACCTATGCTGGTGtgcattaaaatatttgatgggTGCAGAAAGAATAATCTAATTACATTGATGCAAACTCCCAGCGCAATAATTGTTTACCAATCTTACAGTAATAGTATCCATTCTACTTTATATTATACTTTCTTCCATCCACTGTATATGAAGTATAAAGTTTTGATATGAAtacttaacattttaaattttataaaaactatcgagtaatattacaattttttttaatctcttctATTAATTTACTCATTTACTTCTAGAATACTCTTACCACTCCATACTAGACGTTACGTTAATGTGAAACTTggaaaatttattagaaaatgtgacaatgattttatttcaagataaataatttagaaaattttaggTCCAAAACATTAATTACCTTTGTGGTCAAAAAGTTGGTACCAATTGTGTAATTCAAAATGGTCTCATTTAAAGTTGATATTTTCTATATaagtttaaatactattttagtTCTTCTTTTGGTCTAGTCCGTTAAATTTGGTCTCTACTTTTCTTTTgtacatatttaatttagttcctGATTTGTTAAACTATGTTTAATTTCGTCATTTTTGTTGATACTATCTAAATTGATGATGACAAAGTGTACAAGTGGGTAATGTTCACATGAGGTGACACTGTTTACATTATAAGTGGttgtattttattcaaataagtctctatttaacttaaatgtgttcaatttaatccgtgttttaattaatttggtttaatttagtctcatcttccattttatGAGTCACCACCATTGTCATCACGTTGTACACACAATTTGACCGCATTGATATggtttatttgtaaattatgtcaaatttaatgataaattaatttataaataattttttaacaatgcATTATTACTCCATTTAAAATTACAACACACTTgtgtcaaattttaataataatttataaaatgattttaataacaTAGATATAAgttcattattaaaaaatgaaaaatataatttctttttaacttttaaagatgtaaaacTAAGTAATAATTTATCTagaaatcataaatttaaaagaaatgattaaattttgattaattaatataaaaatattcttaaaatgtTCATAATAAGTTTTAAAACATTATGAAATAGTgtacatttcttttttatcaaaatccttagctttttattgaatttttgttctttatatttCGTACATGAAAATTGATATTTGTGGATGGGCAGAAATAAGTCttacaataaataaatctcTTTAATATAGATTTTGATAAAGTGTTAGGTATgaatttaagtttaacttatctttataaaatgaaaaatgttttatgtaTATAGGATAAATTGgtgtatttttaattcatttgagATCTTAAACATTTTCTTAGTTTTTCATCCCTATCCCTTGCTGGCAGTGGTCCTTGGTAAAATGAGTTGTGACTATAAATAGGAAATAGGTGCGACCATGCTACGTTATGTGATGTGTCCACAGAGAAGGACCTCTATTTTGTGCTATGTTCAAGCCTGTGGGCAGGAACGGATATTCTTACGGGGAGGGAGGGATTATGACtcctcaaaattttgaatttttttaattatatatattatatatatatatatataaagaagattcttTTTGCTGTgttcactttttaaaatatcgattttatcctttaaatataataatttattaaacttgtaaaaattgaccgttatgtttacaaactttttataaaatcggatgttactgcttcttctcttctttatttatcaatgattattcttttatctgttctgatatattttactttatttttaatccatataattttaatttatatattaacttaataacattataatatcatgcatatttaaaaaatcatacacaGGCACGATAGCGCCTATGTTACGCtagtatatattataaatatatttgaattttttttaattgtaagtaatatattttaggagtatatattataaatatattttacgctagtaataattttttttgtatattcatttttgtatgaatatagaagaaagataaataatgtattatgtgttttttataaccgatttttaattgtgacttaactataatatatttttctttcaataattaCGTGTCTCATTtctttattagattatgataaattatttttttaattttatttataaagaaggtagattgataaagaataaaagaataaattcattttttaaaagtgataaaaaagaactattgatgaaaacaagatagaccatacttcttcacatattttgaaacattatactaaagATCACATTGTTAAGTTAGAGAagccattttttaaaatattatattaataattgaatctaataatcttaaaattatattactttgccCCTTCTAATACTTTTGGTCAACTACTGGTCAACTACATGTAGACAACATCTTCGCAACAATCATGAGTGCAATTTCTCTGGGGGAGAATCTTGGCCTTCGAAGGtacaattttatcataaaaacaattaaaatattattatttaattttataaaataaaatgctaatactaaattgtaattatattttaataaactcaaataatatgataaatataatataatttttaaaacccaTGCGATTGATTCTGCTACTTAGAATGGATGAGTTGAAGTGAGTGGGGGATCACATATCGTGGATGTCAAGGACCATGCGTCACTATATTTAAGACCATTGCCTCCAATTATGGTCCAAGGTTGACAAGAGAGGCACAAatgaacagaaaaaaaaaataaagaaaaaagagctTACCATGAATAGTAAGTATTCGAAACGGTGCCGTTTAAAGttcatattttctatatattggagaataaaaataaccattCATGATAAAGAAGCCACACGTTCATGCTTAAACACAAGCATATCCATGGCGGAGCAGAATGAGAAGCTTCACATTGTGGTGTTTCCATGGCTAGCATTTGGTCACATGGGCCCATTTTTTGAGCTTGCAAAACTCATAGCTCAAAAGGGTCACAAAATTTCTTTCGTTTCCACACCTAGAAATATCCATCGCCTACCCAAAGTGCCTGAAAACTTGCAACCTTTGGTGGATCTCATACAACTGCCACTGCCCCGTGTTGACAAGCTCCCAGAAAATGCAGAGGCCACAGTGGACATTCCTCACCACCTCATTCCACACCTCAAGCAGGCTTTTGATGGTCTTCAACAACCTTTGACCATGTTTCTTGAGAGATGCAAACCCCATTGGATAATATACGACTTTGCACCCCATTGGTTGCCTCCAATATGTTCTCAGCTTGGAATCTCATgcatctttttctctatttttagtGCATCTGCtttgtattattttctcttAGATCATTATACTAGTAAAGCACGTGTGTCTGCGCAGAACAAAGGTTTTCCTGATGAACATTATGAGACAAATGAATCGGGGGTTTCAGACGTGTTTCGAGTCCTTGAAACTACTAATAGTGCTCAAGCTAGTGCTATAAGAACCTGCATGGAGATTGAAGCTGCGTCTCTCAAATTGTTGGAAAGTATATATAGTAAACCAATGATTCCAGTTGGTTTATTGCCACCTTCACTAGAGTTCAGTGAAGATAGCAATGATGAAAACTGGGATACCATCCTTAAATGGTTAGACAAACAGGAAAAAGGGTCAGTGGTTTACGTAGCTTTTGGAAGTGAAGTGAGACTAAGTGATGAAGACTTTACTGAAATTACAAAGGGAATAGAAATGTCTGGTTTTCCCTTTTTCTGGGTTCTGAAAAAGCAAAACACCTCTAACGTTGAGTTGCAGGATCTGGTTGTGAATAACTCAGGAACGGGTTTGGTGTGGAGAACATGGGCACCACAGATGAGGATTTTGGCACACAAGTCTGTTGGGGGGTTTCTGACTCACTGTGGTTGGAGTTCAGTGAATGAGAGTCTTCTAGTTGGGTGTCCACTTGTGATGTTGCCATTCCAAAATGATCAATTTATAGTTGCTAAGCTTATGGAGGAGAAAAGGGTAGGGTTCCAAGTACAGAGAAGTGAGCATGATGAGAAATTCAGCAGAGAATCATTGGCCAATGCATTGAAAGCAgtgatgctggaaaaaacttacAAAAGTGAAGCAAAGGAGATGAGTAAGATAGTTGGGGACAAAGAACTGCACCAAAAATATATAGATGATTTTGTTGAATATATGGAAATCCATAAACCTGTCTTAAAGGATTAGCCTTTCTGCCATTCTGTTCTTTCTGTATCTCAGTAATCTCAGCAATCTCAGCCTGTGACATCCCagatttaaatttgtttttaccATTGAGGACAATCACTTGTTGGAAGAACAAGTTTGGTGTTGtgttttttcttgtaatatGTCATCAGCTATGCAaaatttatgttatgttttattatttgtaattgatgCGTAAGTTTTAAGGTTGATtgttgtttgttattatttgtaattgatgCATAAGTTTAAGGTTCATTCTGTGTGATTTCCACTGTAAACATTTTGGAGTGAATTTGACTGAACTGATTTCTAACgacaaacaataatatatattatcacatCAAAATATTAGTCTGCTAACCAAAAAGCATAGCAACTAAAGCAGGAATGGCTTTCCCATTCCATCACTTTGAATATGTTGTTTCCGACCCTAGAATCCCTAAGACTACTCCAATCTCATCACTTTAAATTTGAGTGAATGAACCATGATTCAATGTCATGGTTAAGTGGATAAGTGAGATGATGCCTATGTTGTGCTTATATTCTTTGGTATCCACTGTATGTTGTTTTTGCTGTGAACAAGAATTAGGGTCAGTTTGGATTAATTTATAGAaactaaaatgatttaaaattttaagctCTCGATTAGACACCCGAGATAGGACGGGCCGGCGGAGTAGATGTGTTGGGCCAACAATCGATATGGGCAAACGACCGATTCGGATACGGTGGATGGTTGATAGGTGT
Coding sequences:
- the LOC114167503 gene encoding putative UDP-rhamnose:rhamnosyltransferase 1 — protein: MAEQNEKLHIVVFPWLAFGHMGPFFELAKLIAQKGHKISFVSTPRNIHRLPKVPENLQPLVDLIQLPLPRVDKLPENAEATVDIPHHLIPHLKQAFDGLQQPLTMFLERCKPHWIIYDFAPHWLPPICSQLGISCIFFSIFSASALYYFLLDHYTSKARVSAQNKGFPDEHYETNESGVSDVFRVLETTNSAQASAIRTCMEIEAASLKLLESIYSKPMIPVGLLPPSLEFSEDSNDENWDTILKWLDKQEKGSVVYVAFGSEVRLSDEDFTEITKGIEMSGFPFFWVLKKQNTSNVELQDLVVNNSGTGLVWRTWAPQMRILAHKSVGGFLTHCGWSSVNESLLVGCPLVMLPFQNDQFIVAKLMEEKRVGFQVQRSEHDEKFSRESLANALKAVMLEKTYKSEAKEMSKIVGDKELHQKYIDDFVEYMEIHKPVLKD